From a single Herbiconiux sp. SALV-R1 genomic region:
- a CDS encoding 2'-5' RNA ligase family protein, which translates to MQRFFDRADTEWRRPSGCLHFYALPAEGEQLRRDFRSVSSALSTVPGLGRMPEEYLHVTVQRLDAYADDLVDPRWASILDALGPAFELLPEFEVRFAPPTVRSHAVEAVGGLSLHWSALVATIRQTLADAGLRQTLTASPYAPHYTVSYCIEETDDAVIRRHLTPAAKATAMGLSSVSLVAVDQDREAGVFRFETIREWALGH; encoded by the coding sequence ATGCAACGATTCTTCGACCGCGCCGACACCGAATGGCGAAGACCATCGGGCTGCCTCCATTTCTACGCGCTTCCCGCCGAGGGAGAGCAGCTCCGGCGGGACTTCCGCTCGGTCTCGTCGGCCCTCTCGACTGTGCCGGGTCTGGGGCGCATGCCGGAGGAGTACCTCCACGTCACGGTGCAGCGGCTCGACGCCTACGCCGACGACCTCGTCGACCCCCGATGGGCGTCGATCCTCGACGCTCTCGGGCCGGCCTTCGAGCTGCTCCCCGAGTTCGAGGTCAGGTTCGCGCCTCCGACCGTGAGGTCGCATGCGGTCGAGGCCGTCGGCGGCCTCAGTCTGCACTGGTCTGCGCTGGTCGCGACGATTCGGCAGACACTGGCCGACGCGGGTCTGCGGCAGACTCTCACCGCGTCTCCGTATGCACCCCACTACACGGTCAGCTACTGCATCGAGGAGACCGACGACGCCGTGATCCGGCGTCATCTGACCCCGGCCGCGAAGGCCACGGCCATGGGTCTGTCGTCGGTGAGCCTGGTGGCCGTCGACCAGGACAGGGAGGCCGGTGTCTTCCGTTTCGAGACGATCAGGGAGTGGGCGCTCGGACATTAG
- a CDS encoding NAD(P)-dependent oxidoreductase, translating into MTRVLVTGADGIIGRAVSERLLAQGYQVTALSLSYSGAHPADRVLEGDATSVADVARALDGADALAHFAAIPHPSLGTPYDVFRVNTDSTFNVLSQAGERGIGRAVIASSINAIGYPNNPHDVLPPSFPLDESTVPDIADAYSLSKLVDERTAALAHRRWGVDVIALRFPLVKWPHVLEEVRAEISDDPGRLVREGWSYLTMADAARAVQCALESDARGAQVIALSARDTLLDTPSAELLRRWAPQVPVTAPIVGRQSLVDTSRARTLLGFEAAESIHDGSATPSPAALPAG; encoded by the coding sequence ATGACCCGCGTCCTCGTCACCGGCGCCGACGGCATCATCGGTCGCGCCGTCTCCGAACGCCTCCTCGCACAGGGCTACCAGGTCACCGCACTGTCCCTGTCGTACTCCGGCGCGCATCCTGCCGACCGCGTGCTCGAAGGAGACGCCACCTCGGTCGCCGACGTCGCCCGGGCGCTCGACGGGGCGGATGCGCTGGCCCACTTCGCCGCCATCCCGCACCCCAGCCTCGGCACGCCCTACGACGTGTTCCGGGTGAACACCGACTCGACCTTCAACGTGCTGAGCCAGGCGGGTGAGCGCGGCATCGGGCGCGCCGTCATCGCGAGCAGCATCAACGCCATCGGGTACCCGAACAACCCGCACGACGTGCTGCCGCCGAGCTTCCCGCTCGACGAGTCGACGGTTCCCGACATCGCCGACGCCTACTCGCTGTCGAAGCTCGTCGACGAGCGCACCGCGGCCCTCGCGCATCGGCGGTGGGGTGTCGACGTGATCGCGTTGCGCTTCCCGCTGGTGAAGTGGCCGCACGTGCTCGAGGAGGTGCGGGCCGAGATCTCGGACGACCCGGGCCGCCTGGTGCGGGAGGGGTGGTCGTACCTCACGATGGCCGATGCCGCCCGAGCCGTGCAGTGCGCGCTGGAGTCGGATGCGCGGGGCGCGCAGGTGATCGCCCTCAGCGCCCGCGACACCCTGCTCGACACCCCGAGCGCCGAGCTGCTGCGGCGGTGGGCCCCGCAGGTGCCGGTGACGGCGCCGATCGTCGGCAGGCAGAGCCTCGTCGACACGAGCCGGGCGCGCACGCTGCTCGGGTTCGAGGCGGCGGAGTCCATCCACGACGGGTCGGCGACGCCGTCGCCCGCCGCGCTGCCTGCGGGCTGA
- a CDS encoding LacI family DNA-binding transcriptional regulator, whose amino-acid sequence MNHRARVGLTDVADAAGVSKSTASRALRGESRVSAETIEHVLATAARLGYVRDRRAAELASSAPTTVGLLLRGAERSFYGEIAARVQAVTDARGIDLLIVNGGDDHAMQMRALDNLLGHRVAGIMIASGRASLAAAEHAASFVPTVLVGLPSDDDAFDSVSIDAASEIEMAAQVLRAGHRHVALTAGHTAASIVLQRRTDLYRETLEAHGATVTMIPGVGIDGFAEGLRRALDDGATAIMAGDDPSAVAILETLATWGVPSPQEVSVTGFDGVGVYRSPLFGLATMRQPVEEMAVAATDIMMRRLDGTQTAPAHETFVGDFIAGSTLASPSGNT is encoded by the coding sequence GTGAACCACCGCGCTCGAGTCGGGCTCACCGACGTCGCCGACGCCGCCGGTGTCTCGAAGTCGACGGCCAGCCGGGCGCTCCGGGGGGAATCGCGGGTCAGCGCGGAGACCATCGAGCACGTGCTCGCGACCGCGGCTCGGCTGGGCTACGTGCGCGACCGTCGGGCGGCGGAACTGGCCAGCTCGGCACCGACGACGGTGGGGCTGCTGCTGCGTGGTGCCGAGCGGTCGTTCTACGGCGAGATCGCAGCACGGGTTCAGGCGGTGACCGACGCGCGTGGCATCGACCTGCTGATCGTCAACGGCGGCGACGACCACGCCATGCAGATGCGAGCTCTCGACAACCTGCTCGGGCATCGGGTCGCCGGCATCATGATCGCTTCGGGGCGGGCGTCGCTGGCCGCAGCTGAACACGCGGCCTCCTTCGTGCCGACCGTGCTGGTCGGTCTTCCCTCCGACGACGACGCCTTCGACTCCGTCTCGATCGATGCCGCGAGCGAGATCGAGATGGCGGCGCAGGTGCTGCGGGCCGGGCACCGGCATGTCGCCCTCACCGCAGGGCACACCGCGGCGTCGATCGTGCTGCAGCGCCGCACCGATCTCTATCGCGAGACACTCGAAGCGCACGGCGCGACGGTGACGATGATCCCCGGTGTCGGAATCGACGGGTTCGCCGAGGGGTTGCGCCGCGCGCTCGACGACGGCGCGACCGCGATCATGGCCGGCGACGACCCGTCTGCGGTCGCCATCCTCGAGACCCTCGCGACCTGGGGCGTCCCTTCTCCTCAGGAGGTATCGGTCACCGGTTTCGACGGCGTCGGCGTCTACCGCTCCCCCCTGTTCGGACTGGCGACGATGCGCCAGCCCGTCGAGGAGATGGCCGTGGCGGCGACCGACATCATGATGCGTCGCCTCGACGGAACCCAGACCGCACCGGCACACGAGACCTTCGTCGGCGACTTCATCGCCGGCAGCACCCTCGCCTCCCCCTCCGGCAACACCTGA
- a CDS encoding YhcG family protein, translating into MLMLKVAESEYAATLEHLKTRVRQARYTAQRAANTELLRLYWHIGATIVARQETASWGSGVIGRLAEDLRDAFPTMKGFSRANLFTMRRFAQNWDEAAIVQRAVGQLPWGHVIELLSKIDDAELRDWYAEQDVTHGWSRPVLVHHITSQLHTRLGNAPSNFAKSLDRMDSELAQHITKDPFTLDFLAIDADTSERDLENRLTSQIVQTLHELGPGFAFVGRQVHFEVDGDDFYVDLLFFHVTQLRYVVLELKTTKFDPRDAGQLGFYVALVDAQLRISDVHRPTIGILLVKDRNETW; encoded by the coding sequence ATGCTGATGCTCAAGGTCGCAGAGTCCGAGTACGCGGCCACTCTCGAGCACCTCAAAACACGCGTTCGTCAGGCGAGGTACACGGCTCAACGAGCGGCCAACACCGAGCTGCTCCGCCTCTACTGGCACATCGGCGCCACCATCGTCGCTCGCCAGGAGACCGCTTCCTGGGGAAGTGGGGTCATCGGGCGGCTGGCCGAGGACCTGCGAGACGCCTTTCCCACGATGAAGGGTTTCTCGCGCGCCAATCTCTTCACGATGCGACGTTTTGCCCAGAACTGGGACGAAGCGGCAATCGTCCAACGGGCCGTTGGACAATTGCCCTGGGGGCACGTGATCGAGCTGCTCAGCAAGATCGACGACGCCGAATTGCGAGACTGGTACGCGGAACAGGACGTCACTCATGGCTGGAGTCGACCCGTCCTCGTCCACCACATCACCTCACAGCTCCACACCCGCCTTGGGAACGCGCCCAGCAACTTTGCCAAGTCGCTCGACCGCATGGATTCCGAGCTCGCGCAGCACATCACCAAAGACCCCTTCACCCTCGACTTCCTGGCAATCGATGCCGACACATCGGAGCGAGACCTCGAGAACCGCCTCACCTCGCAGATCGTCCAGACCCTTCACGAACTCGGACCCGGGTTCGCCTTCGTCGGTCGCCAGGTTCATTTTGAGGTCGACGGTGACGACTTCTACGTCGACCTGCTGTTCTTTCACGTCACTCAGCTGAGATACGTGGTGCTCGAGCTCAAGACCACCAAGTTCGATCCCCGCGACGCGGGCCAGTTGGGCTTCTACGTGGCCCTCGTCGACGCTCAACTGCGGATCAGCGACGTTCACCGCCCGACCATCGGCATCCTCCTCGTCAAAGACAGGAACGAAACCTGGTGA
- a CDS encoding enolase C-terminal domain-like protein, which produces MSDLDVTPATFAQPWVPRDDVRITDVRAIVTAPEGIPLVVIRIDTSDDGLYGLGCATFTQRWKAVTGYLEHVRRLVVGRYPGDIEDLLRVIRFTGYWREGPVGNNVLSGIDMALWDIAGKRAGAPVYELLGGRVRAAADTYLHAEGATPEQTAEHARELMDAGLRHVRIHTGQPGIGHYGAPPSGDEYTWAKTPTGWRVDEYLRRTPALFARMRELLGEEVELLHDVHSRLTPKTAVMLARSLEEFRPFFLEDVLAPEFWDRLPEVRAASPVPLAVGELATSATEAARLVRSHAVDFIRCHLSDIGGLSAARRLAVLAEFEGVKTAWHSPGDASPFAVAAAVALDVSSPAFGIQEGHVYNEATHEVFPGMIDIVDGWLTPNDAPGWGIDLDETAAARFPAALSGHDAWAAGVRAPDGGLLAP; this is translated from the coding sequence GTGTCCGATCTCGACGTGACGCCCGCCACCTTCGCCCAGCCCTGGGTGCCGCGCGACGACGTGCGCATCACCGACGTGCGGGCCATCGTCACCGCGCCCGAGGGCATCCCGCTCGTCGTCATCCGCATCGACACCAGCGACGACGGTCTCTACGGGCTCGGCTGCGCCACCTTCACCCAGCGCTGGAAAGCGGTGACGGGGTACCTCGAGCACGTGCGGCGGCTCGTCGTGGGCCGCTACCCGGGCGATATCGAAGACCTGCTGCGCGTCATCCGTTTCACCGGCTACTGGCGCGAGGGGCCCGTCGGCAACAACGTGCTCTCGGGCATCGACATGGCCCTCTGGGACATCGCGGGCAAGCGCGCCGGCGCGCCCGTCTACGAGCTGCTCGGCGGGCGCGTGCGTGCCGCCGCCGACACCTACCTGCACGCCGAGGGCGCCACGCCCGAGCAGACCGCCGAGCATGCGCGGGAGTTGATGGATGCGGGGCTGCGGCACGTGCGCATCCACACCGGCCAGCCGGGCATCGGCCACTACGGCGCCCCGCCCTCGGGCGACGAGTACACCTGGGCGAAGACCCCGACGGGCTGGCGGGTCGACGAGTACCTGCGCCGCACGCCTGCCCTGTTCGCACGTATGCGGGAGCTGCTCGGCGAGGAGGTCGAGCTGCTGCACGACGTGCACTCGCGGCTCACCCCGAAGACCGCCGTCATGCTCGCGCGCTCGCTCGAGGAGTTCAGGCCGTTCTTCCTCGAAGACGTGCTCGCGCCCGAGTTCTGGGACCGCCTGCCCGAGGTGCGTGCCGCCTCACCCGTGCCCCTCGCCGTGGGTGAGCTCGCCACGAGCGCCACCGAGGCGGCGCGGCTGGTGCGGTCGCACGCGGTCGACTTCATCCGCTGCCACCTCTCCGACATCGGCGGCCTCAGCGCTGCCCGCCGCCTCGCCGTGCTCGCGGAGTTCGAGGGCGTGAAGACGGCCTGGCACTCGCCCGGCGACGCGTCCCCCTTCGCGGTCGCCGCCGCCGTCGCACTCGACGTGTCGAGCCCGGCCTTCGGCATCCAGGAGGGCCACGTCTACAACGAGGCCACCCACGAGGTGTTCCCCGGCATGATCGACATCGTCGACGGCTGGCTCACCCCCAACGACGCCCCCGGCTGGGGCATCGACCTCGACGAGACCGCCGCCGCCCGCTTCCCCGCCGCCCTCTCCGGCCACGACGCCTGGGCCGCGGGCGTCCGCGCCCCCGACGGCGGGCTCCTCGCGCCCTAG